aatgatgaggacgggatgactctttcagccttaaggaacttgaagagttttgtcagctttCAAGAGATAGTTGAATGAGAGACCGGAAAAGAgacagaaaaaagagaggaaggaggaagagaagaagaagaagaagaagaagaagagaagaggaagaagaaggaagaagagaagaagaggctCAAGATGACTCCTTTGAGCCTACCGTGGCTGTATCCTTGTCAAGCAAATCTGAAAAGACAAGGAGTGGAACTGTTGgagtgaaaggaaaagaaaaacatcaccCTCTTACTAAAGTAGAACAGGAAAAAGAATTcacttctccacctgaaggcacacAAACATGGGGAGCTACTGAAAAACGAGGTATTTCTTCACCTGTCATAACTAGTGATATTAGTCGTTCTGCAACAGATTCAGAGGACGTGTATGCCTCTCACCATCCAAAACCAGACCTTGAGGCATTCACTCCTAGTCATAGTAGACAAACTGTTGAAGATTCCTCCAATCTCAAGACTCTAGGAACAGATTTGGCTGGACCTAGTGTTGAACTAGCACATTCAGTGGACTTCTCACGAATAATGGATGTCTTGTTGGATTTAAAGAAGAGTCAATATAGTTTGGAGTATGAGATAAAAGATCTCAAAAAGGCTTTTTTTGGCTACTTCAGTTTCATTGCAAGAACAGTTACTCACCCTGAAGAATCAAGTGCAAGATACTGTGAAGGGTGAAGATTTACAGCAGTTTAAGGAGACTATtggaaagcttgagaagacAGTGAGCTCTATGGAGGAATTACAGCTTGTTCGCTTGCCAAAATAGTCATGATTTTCACACCACTCTTTTCATACAACTCTTTTGcttattctccattttttgctgctgacaaaaagggggagaagtgcAGATTTGCCTTTACTTTTAATGATCTTTATGACTTTTAAACTTTTTGTCTTTGgtatttttgtttggttgtaGACTTTTGACTTTGGATCTGGATTGCTTGACTGTTGTCGTGATTTGAACTTTTGATGCTTGCAATAACTTAGCCTGAAATACTAATTGTGGATGGATAGTTATCTTGCAAGATTAACATATTTCCTATGGTTGCATAATTGATGCTATCCATGtcttaattatcttattttcatGAGCTATCATGTATTGCTTAAGTTTTGTTTTgcagaacaaaagttttaaaatctgcaggaaagttttatcatcatcaaagaggaggagattattggagaaaacttaattattgttttaaatttgacaaacgtttccatcagtctagtctgaagatttccaaactcAAGTGTTAAAGTCTAACGAACTCTAGACCCTAtcgttaaagtctgaagaccacaaaactcaagactcaaaatctatcctattgacagtttccagaccgacgaagagaagacttatctagacaAATTTTATCTTGAAAGATTTAGTTTGTATGGTTTGTAGAAGATCTTACGACTGAAGATAGCACATCGAGATCagttattcttattggaatcaattcggataatcagATTCGTTGAAAGACGAATTATACTtaaaaggttctacttatggaaacctagatactgattgtatgggtgagcatgattggtgggccaTCATCACactccttaaataactcgagatctccttgattgattctgtccaacgggtagattggaagaactcatttgaaaagtgccaacggttgtgaaggcatgaaggagtgtataaggaagacactcaagttattcaagtgtgtgcgtgaaagaagaattccaaagtctgaaactcttagttctttgcttaTTCAATTGTAGAGCTTtatttgtattcaaaagagaaatcaaacacttgtgagactttgaaaAAGTGTaatagagtctctacactgtaaaGTCAAGGACGTAagactgtaacatctcttttgatctttagtgaaatctagccaatGGGCTTTTAGtacgggagagtggacgtaggcttgatctaaatcgaaccactataaacatcgtgtctctattctctttcccttaaaCTCCTTATTTCAATTTACAGCTTTATATAACGGTTTACTACTGTTTTTATAGCTAGCAAATTATTCTGAAGTTTcgtaaaaatttctttatcacctattcacccccttttaAGTGatcttactagccctttcactaATTAGTGATGATTGGTTTCAGGGCAAGCGGCTTCCACCCTAGAACCAAGAACTACTCACTAAGGACTGAttctaaaaaattcaaactggTCAAAATGTCCCAAATTCGGAAGAGGTGTGAGACTTGAGAGCAAGTGATGAGGTTGGAGGCCAAAGCCACCGATAGTGAGAGTGACAGAGGAGTGACGAGCTCAAAGGCGATTTAAAGCGAGAGTGAGAGGGAggcgagagatagagagagacgAAGAGGAAACTAGGGTTTTGATGTGAAAAGttgaaacttaaaaataaaataaatttatatatatgtaccGATCCAATcaagaaaagtgttaaaaaaagtcataaatctattgtatttgtatcaatttaatcctaaacctttttacatagtactaatttagtcttaaaccttttaatggtgtcaatttaattctaaacattttgagcTAGTCCTAATTTAGTCCTGAATGTCTTAAATtaatgccaattcagtcattctaactaattttggccagatattgttgacgtggataatttgtaataatattttcataatttttcaatttttttatttttttcaatttttatttattttctttctttttcttttctctcatttcttcttctttcttttggcgaTGACCGGCCACCAGCCACAAGTGATGGCCAAGTGGACTAGCCTCACTAGGCCGTGGCAAGGCCAACCTTGTCGAATTTGGCCTAatgaggccaacccttgcctgGCGATGCCGGGCAAGGCTACCCTGGCCTAAATTGACACCATTataagatttaggactaaatagACATCAATATAATAAGTTCaagacttttttgacacttttccccaATCCAGTCCATGTACTTGATTGCACAAAGAAAGCTAAGTTTCGACGAGGAGAAGTTTAACTACTCGCAGCAACATGATCATCCTCATCTGTTTCGGCGCAGCGGCAAGACCGGTGCCTTTTCTCGTTTAGTTTCATTGGTGAATCTTTAGCCGGTCACAATGACGGAACCACGAGAGTCGACCACCAACAAAGATTCCACTTATGGAGCCGAGTACTAGATGCCTCACGACAACCTTGTCGCTCTTGAGCAGGTAGATTGTATAATCCATCAAATTGATCCGGTCTTAGTATGAAGTGAACGATAAAGGACAGAAGCATTCTTTGTTTTAGACTAACTACTTCTATAGTTTAATTAGGATCGTGTGATGTTTGGTTGGGTGTCAGTCTTTGAACTTGGTAAAGCCTAACAACCATTTCACGTGAAACGAGTGGTTTGTCATATGATCTATTACTATAACCCATCAGATCGCACTTAAAGCTTAATTTGACGCTATGCTTGGCATTCTCTTAAGCATAAGATGCAGTGTTCTTTAGATACCAATAGTCTGGTTACATGGTCACGTCTTGGGAAGCATCGTGCATCAACGTCATtatatttgcaatttatttctttaggCAGTACTGTCAAGGAAGAAGATATTCAATCTAGTTATTATTAAGTAATCACCGCCTAATGTGATCGATTAGCTCCAAAAGATAGCCTACTCTTTTAGCCGACTAATGGAGTTTGGTTGACAGGAAGCCCCGAGAGTGGATTGATGAAGCCATTGACAAAGTTATGGACCGTGAATAAGGATAcgtttatttgaaaaaaaaattatttctggaaaatcattttttgatttGTCGGTGTTTGGATGatggaaaattaattgatttatggTAAAATGAATTCCATTGACCAAAAACAATAAGTTTAAATCGAGGGAAAATGACTTTCTCTTTTAACAAAAAGGATATTACTTGCcttaaattatcaaataaatgagaattaacaatttttgtcgaaaattattttcctaagtTTTTAGTGAAATAAACTCATCGTAAGTGTTGGAGGAGAATATAGGGTGAGTGGAATGAAGATCTACAAGAATGTTGATGCAAAGATGTCATCGTCAAATAGTAGAGCTCGTGATTTCGGGAATTGTAATTTATTGTAGATAAGTGTTCCTAAAAAAGAGGAGTCACGCCGTACATGTAATTCCTCCATAATTATTTGTAATCAACCACCTATAGGCTAGTTAAAGTCACATCACACTCGCCGTAAAGGTTCGCTCTTATTGTTCCTTACTTTTTGGCATTTCTTTATTATTCATGTATCATATACATTATTAACAACGATTATTCTCCTTATTTGTACATTTAAAATCCTTACCATTTGTCTTCTTGTCCAAGATTAGAAAAATCGAAAATCGACTTTTCTGGGAGAAAGGCATTTGATTGTTTTAGGTGAAATAGGACCACACAGTTAGTTCATACTGGACCACCTTCCAGGAAGACTTGATTCTTTGACTATGATTTTTCGCCTATAACATAAGAGCAGTATCTCAATTATGTAACCTAGTGATGGATATGTGTAGCATCGCTCTTGTCAAAAGAAAGAGGGCTTTGTTAACATAATAATTTTTGAGCTATTGTAAAAGTAACAATCTATTGAGAACTATAGACTTTTAAAGAAGTAAAGCCTATAGCAATTAATAATGGGCTTTACTAGTATAACGATTTTTGAGTTACTATGAAAAGGACATTGCTAGGTTGACGGCACCGTTATTCTCCATGAATAATGGTGCCTTTTTAACCACAAATGACCATTGGAGAGATATTGGCATCCGGAATTATAAAATGGACATGTAGCAAATTTTAGAAAGAATCTtgacaaaatttctcaaattttggacaatattcttttttcaaatagacaatgaaattaacaaaaaggaaatatacTTTTTGCTTGTGAACTTTTTTATAACAgctttgaataaatttttaaatgtaaaaCTAAATTCTTTCATTGTACTCGCAATAACATTTTCACATATTGCTAAAGTGTGAGTTCTCTCCCTCATCGCAGAAGTTGAGGGTTTGAACCCTCTTGTTGTTAAAGTGTTAGAAGTGGGGGGTGTTGGGGTCCTGGGCTAGCCTCCCCCGAggtttacgtctaaatagcgGCTTGCGATGAGGCCTGACGGTGCCACCGGGTACTGGAGGGTCGTGTGATCCTCGAAGGGTGATTTCCGACGGTTCCTCGgtcaacagaaaaaaaattcacatattaTTGATATAATGAAAGTCATATTAGTAACCCACACGCGTACTTCACTAATTTAATGAGATACCAAAACATTATTGaacaagtgaatttttttttacactacAACGAGTCTCATTGTGGCATTTGTAAAACTTAGACACAATATATACTTATCTAGTTAAGAtatgttaaattgaaatttggCTAGCATGGTGAAAAAGTTGGGCcatacaaaatataaaaaagggaAGTGAGgcaaaaaatttaatcaaacaaCTTCAATAtactataaattttttaataaatttcaatCTTGGATAGTTGCAAATTGATCATGATTTTGGTTTTTGAGTTAACTTGGATTGCTTTGACTTAAGTTGAATTTATTGATGCTTTAAGTTGTACGAATAAGGATCCAACtgttaattttggtaattgttttcattttgttaaatgatgaatatatatattttttcacaACTGCAAGTGTGAAAATTGTTTTACATAATGATGTTGTTAAtagaaatcctaaatttatttatcttataacaaaaatgtttcaaCTAATCTTTCTACGTggaatttaaaatatttcatgttgATAATGCTTTCAATAAAGCTCTTTTCAATTCCctaagatttttctattttctattttatttaatctattGTTTTATCTAAAGAATCCCATTGAGTGGGATTCACAGATTCCTCAAGGAAACTGGACAAATAAGTTGTCTAGTTTCCATGAAAAATCTTGTGATTGGGGGAGCACTGTTACTCTTGTCACCCCATCATTATCCTtgtgaaaataacaatttatagtGAGTCATAAATTATTGAAAGAGTGGgcccacaataatttatatttatttattatttaatttttaatgatcaAGAATAGATTAAAAACTGTCGCTGAATCATTTTTCGATAATATTTATCTGttgttgagttttttttttggcttaaaaCATACTATTATTCTCCTATTAAATTGAATACTGTTATACAATTATTCctcaaagaaaaatgagctATTTGATTTCACAGTTTGCATTGCTGCATCTTATATATCACCACTAACTTTCTTCTTTCAAACCCcaaataatctctctctctcaaatctaCAAACTTTCATATTCCCTCATGGCCATAGTCAGTGCAAATGACGTCTTCTACTGCTTCCTCTTCCTCGTGTGGTTCCTCGCCGCGCTCCTAGTCCACTCCCTCATCAAAGCATGCTTCAAGCTCAGGCCTCGCTCCAAGGTCCCGCCTCCGccgacccctctctctctccccttccttGGCCACCTCCACTTGATCGGCCCCGTCCTCACCAAATCCTTGCAAGGACTCGCCCGCAACCACGGCCCCCTCATGCGCCTCCGCCTCGGGGCGTCCTCGTGCGTCGTCGCTTCCAGTGCCTCCGTGGCGAGGGAGATGCTCAAAACCCAAGAGCTCAACTTCTCATCCAGGCCCGAGTCTGGGTCATCGGATCACTTCATCTACAGGGGATCGCGCTTCATCATGTCTCCGTACGGCGACTACTGGCGGTTCATGAAGAAGCTGTGCATGACGGGGCTCCTTGGCGTCCCTCAGCACGAGAGGTTCCTCGACGTCCGTGAGGAGGAGGTCCAGAGGCTCGTCAAGTCGGTGATCGCGAGCGCAAGAGCAGGGAAGGCATCGGACCTGAGCAAGGAGCTGACGACATTCTCGAACAACATGATCTGCTGGGTGGTGATGAGTACGCGGTGCTCGGGAACTGAGAATGACGCGAAGGAGATCCACGAGCCCGTGAAGGCGTGTATGGAGCTTGCCGGGAAGCTGAGCGTTGGCGATGTGCTGGGGCCTCTCAGGTGGCTCGATTTTTCCAGGAACGGGAAGAAGCTCGAGGCGGTGCTGTGGGAATTCGACCGGATGGTCGAGAGGGTAATGAAGGAGCATGAAGAGAAGCTAAACGATGGATCGGTTGCAGAGAGGAAGGATCTCATGGACGTCTTGTTGGAGACCCACAACGATCCAACTGCTGAAATGAAGATAACTAGGGATGAAATGAAGTCCTTTTTGCTGGTGAGTGCGTGATAATTATGTCCATACTCACTTTGCCGGTAAGTACGTGTTATTTTCTCATTAGGCATAGATGACAATGAGATGACACCAATTacaccttaaaaaaaatatacatatatataatattaattttcattaaattgttTGATAGCAAATAAATATTATGGTTCAAAAGTATAGTATGCTAGAAAATATTTGTGTGCACAGATTACAAACTATATGTTTAAAACAACAGAAGGACACTAAGTGTTAAAAGTTGTATACAATGCTCACTTTAGTATTAAAATTTTTCGCCAAATCATTTAATTGCTACCAACGGCGAGAAATTTcggcaaaaaaaataatagatggcttttataattaaaaattttatatgacttggcatattatttaaaaaaccTAGTCCATGTGACATTTTCAAGTGACGTGtttagcactaaagtgatctttttttaaCAACGATTAGCATTGAAGTAATCACTTTGAATAGAATTTGGCACTCAAATTATCAATATTACCAACTTTTAGATGATGTCGTTTATGAGTTATATACTAACTGTACAATTACGAGCCATATGGgactaagaaattaataaaatgtagTCACGTCAGATTTTCGGTGACCTAAATCggatttagcacttaagtgatttttttttttaaataacacttaagtgatttgaaaaaaactATTGGTATTAAGCACCGTACACGATCTTTGATGTTTATCGTATCCTTCTCCCTGCTTTAGAACGTTATATATGACAGTTCATGTACATGTCTAACGCTATCGCTTTTCATGCCTCCGACGGGCAGGATATCTTCATGGCTGGCACGGATACCACGTCGGTGGCCACACAATGGGCCATGGCGGAGCTCATCAACCGTCCGGAAGCCTACAAGAAGCTACAGGACGAGATCAACTCCGTCGTCGGGCCGACTAGGCTAGTCAGAGAGTCGGACATCCCGAACTTGCCCTACCTCCGCGCCGTTGTCAAAGAGACCCTGAGGCTCCACCCGTCGGCGCCCATAATCCTCCGGCAATGTGGAAAAGACTGCTCGGTCAACGGTTACCTCGTGGAGGCCAGATCCAGGGTCATAGTCAACATCTACGCGATCATGAGGGACCCGGAGATGTGGACGGACCCCGACGAGTTCGCGCCGGAGAGGTTCCTGGAGAGCTCCGACGAGAAGATCGGGGAGCATCAGATGGAGTTCAAGGGCCAAAACTTCAGGTACCTGCCGTTCGGGAGCGGGCGGCGAGGGTGCGCGGGGGCGTCGCTTGCGATGTTGGTGGTTCACGCGGCCGTCGGATCGCTGGTTCAGTGCTTCAACTGGTGGATGATGGAGGGAGAGGGGGCCGTCGACTTGAGCCAAGGGCCGGGATTCGCGGCAGAGATGGCTAAGCCGCTCGTGTGCTACCCCGTCGTGCGTGTCGATCCATTTGAGCCGTGCCACTCGAAAGTTATATGATTCTCGATGTCATCGTACCGGTAAAAGATGTGCTATTATATTTTACCGCTCTTTATGGAGGATGTATGAATTCCTTAAAGTTCGGAAACATGAGTAAACTAGAGTCTATGTAAACTGTAGTCCATATGGCGATCATGCTGTTATTATAAATGAAGCACTATATGCTGCGTGTACATGATGGAACTCAACAATGTGACCGTGGTAGATGAAGTGTGGGCAGGCGGGTTAGGTACACCTCGGAAACGATTGTCAAGCCGCTTTCCAGCATATGCATCtttatttagatattgttttCTATATTACGACTTTTAATCCAATGGAGACTCTTTATGAAattgatagaatatttaaataataaattacacaTTCTCGCATGGATTTAGATCTTGTTTTCTATATTACGACTTGTAATCCAATGGAGACTCTTtataaaattgatgaaatatttaaataataaatcacgcattcgtctaatagtttaagtttttaaaataattgatagtgatcccactaaattttacatgatatcaaagtttgaaaaaaatttccatgcttAATGACTAAACGTGAGAAGGAGTGTTaggatatttaaataataaatcacgtttttatataataatttacgTTCCAAGAAAAATCACGATGCTTCAAAAAATTCATAcgttttctaatttatttttgaaaaaaaaagttcaaacgAGGGATTGGATAGGGCCGGAGACTGGTGTACCGAGCAACGGTGCATTTCCAGACGACTAGGAGAGAAGATTGAAGGCTTGAAGCTCGAGCGATTGGTGCCATGGCGAAAGGAATTTGAAAGGTAGAAGAGAAAAAGTTTCGACCTTTGGCTTCAGGTCTGCTTCCAATGAAATGATGTAGCGTTTCATTGATAGGACGTGGCGGTGACCGTGCAGAGTAGCTGGCGGAAAGGAATTAGGTGAAAgtaaggagaaaatattaggtggtcCGGACCGCCAAATCAGCATGATCTCGGACCAATCATCAAGCGTCACGTGGAGGGGGAGGGGCCGCTGGAGACCAGGGACGAGCGGACTTCTCgcccaaaacaattttttttttcctttcccctgTCGCTAGACCTGCATACGCTAGCTTGCACACGTTTATTTCACTCTCTCCTGtatcctctctccttccttctctgAAGAAGAAAACGGACCCGGCCAagctttctctccctctcattaattcaaattctcGATCTCTGCCTCTGGCGCTCGCCTTCTCTGGCCTTCGCTCAACATTTCAAGAGAAACACTACAGCAAAACAAGATCCTCAGGTCATTAGGAAAAATCTTGTCAAGAAATGCATCGAGCTCTTCTTTGAAATTGCGGGGAGCAAGGAAGACTACAACAAGTTCTACAAGGCATTCTCTAAGAACCTCAAGCTCGGTATTCACGAGGATTCGCAGAGCAAGACGAGGCTTGCTGAGTTACTGCGGTGCCACTCCACCAAGAGTGGGACCAGCCTCAAGGACTATATCACTGATACATCACCCGCCAGAGCAAGAAGGCTGTTGAGAACTCCCCTTGCCTGGAGAAGCTCAAGAAGAAGCACTGCGAAGTGCTTTTCATGGTCCATGCCGTTGACTCTTACAAATGcttccttatttttttacggCAGCTCTTACTGCTATTTTGTTTAGGTCGAACTCTTACTGCTTATTTAAATTCAGTGTTCAGGTCTATCGTAGATGCCTTatgttttgggtttttgtttactttttcaCTCATCATCGGTTCTTATAGTGGTAATTCCACCTCTTTTTCGCTCtcgattctttcttttgtctctgTTATTCtccttctttgtttctttgttctcCTTCGCTGTGCAACTTCGTATTTAACCGGTGGTGCTTGGATATTGCAACTCTTATATCAAGGGTTTGatagtgttaaaaaaaaattggatgtgTGCGCTGCGTGCTAGTTGTAGTTTTTGGTTTGTGATGTGTGTAAGTGTATGATATATTTTGTAGAGGATGGACAATGGACAAGATAtgataattgaaagataaaggacataAGATATTGgggaaaatagtttcattaattgaacaaaatagtttGATGAAGATTGGTGGTGGAGGTCTAAAACCTCTCATGGTGGAGGGTTTTCTCACACAAGGTGGACCTCTCACCCTTCTCAAATGATCAAGTACAAGCATATTTATAGGCGTGAATCACCGCCATATCTA
The sequence above is drawn from the Eucalyptus grandis isolate ANBG69807.140 chromosome 11, ASM1654582v1, whole genome shotgun sequence genome and encodes:
- the LOC104425477 gene encoding 3,9-dihydroxypterocarpan 6A-monooxygenase is translated as MAIVSANDVFYCFLFLVWFLAALLVHSLIKACFKLRPRSKVPPPPTPLSLPFLGHLHLIGPVLTKSLQGLARNHGPLMRLRLGASSCVVASSASVAREMLKTQELNFSSRPESGSSDHFIYRGSRFIMSPYGDYWRFMKKLCMTGLLGVPQHERFLDVREEEVQRLVKSVIASARAGKASDLSKELTTFSNNMICWVVMSTRCSGTENDAKEIHEPVKACMELAGKLSVGDVLGPLRWLDFSRNGKKLEAVLWEFDRMVERVMKEHEEKLNDGSVAERKDLMDVLLETHNDPTAEMKITRDEMKSFLLDIFMAGTDTTSVATQWAMAELINRPEAYKKLQDEINSVVGPTRLVRESDIPNLPYLRAVVKETLRLHPSAPIILRQCGKDCSVNGYLVEARSRVIVNIYAIMRDPEMWTDPDEFAPERFLESSDEKIGEHQMEFKGQNFRYLPFGSGRRGCAGASLAMLVVHAAVGSLVQCFNWWMMEGEGAVDLSQGPGFAAEMAKPLVCYPVVRVDPFEPCHSKVI